In the Brachyhypopomus gauderio isolate BG-103 chromosome 4, BGAUD_0.2, whole genome shotgun sequence genome, one interval contains:
- the LOC143511530 gene encoding cation channel sperm-associated protein 3-like, with protein sequence MAGKHSRPTATEAVLVWKRRITFNSYVAEITQHHLFDAFITASIILNALFMALETDYNLKYENFQFFKIAEDLFLVVYIMEFLMKLYVDPRAYWKNGYNVFDTIILAVFIITIISDGSSKSLKFIRSIRTFRSLRVIKAVTFIPEIQAIFAAFFKTMRRAMYAVGLTILLLFNFAIIGYFYYGDPDTGDPEDWGDLTTSMFTLFGLLTVRWKFHKLNDIFWPITFSCNIPHH encoded by the exons ATGGCTGGCAAACACAGTAGGCCTACAGCCACAGAGGCGGTCTTAGTGTG GAAAAGAAGAATCACATTCAACAGCTATGTGGCAGAAATCACCCAGCACCATCTCTTTGATGCTTTCATTACGGCCTCCATCATCCTAAATGCTCTTTTTATGGCCCTGGAGACAGACTACAACCTAAAATACGAGAATTTTCAATTCTTCAAA ATTGCAGAGGACCTTTTTTTGGTGGTATATATAATGGAGTTTTTAATGAAATTGTACGTGGATCCCCGAGCATATTGGAAGAACGGTTACAATGTGTTTGATACCATCATCTTGGCAGTCTTTATTATAACAATAATCTCGGACGGTAGTTCTAAATCGCTTAAGTTTATTCGCTCCATCCGCACGTTCCGATCCCTCAGGGTCATAAAGGCCGTGACCTTCATTCCAGAAATACAG GCCATCTTTGCAGCATTCTTCAAGACCATGCGGAGGGCTATGTACGCAGTTGGGCTGACTATACTGCTTCTGTTCAACTTTGCCATCATTGGCTATTTCTACTATGGTGATCCTGACACAGGGGACCCTGAAGACTGGGGAGATCTCACCACCTCCATGTTCACTCTCTTTGGTTTACTTACAGTACGCTGGAAGTTTCATAAATTGAATGATATATTCTGGCCCATCACTTTCAGCTGCAACATTCCTCatcattaa
- the elovl8b gene encoding ELOVL fatty acid elongase 8b, which translates to MASSWARIASLHRWIVQNGDKRTDPWLLVHSPVPVSCIFLCYLGIIWIGPKLMRNRPPMELKPVLTLYNFAMVGLSVYMFHEFLVSSWLANYSYLCQPVDYSNSPLAMRMASVCWWFFFSKVIELSDTVFFILRKKTSQLTFLHVYHHSTMILNWWAGVKYVAGGQSFFIGLLNTFVHIVMYSYYGLASLGPHMQEYLWWKRYLTSLQLLQFVLVTVHTGYNLFAECDFPDAMNVVVFAYCISLILLFSNFYFQSYVRKRSKRS; encoded by the exons ATGGCTTCATCCTGGGCCAGGATCGCATCCCTGCACCGGTGGATTGTGCAGAACGGTG ATAAGAGGACAGATCCATGGCTGCTCGTGCACAGCCCCGTGCCCGTCTCGTGCATTTTCCTCTGCTATCTTGGCATCATCTGGATCGGACCAAAGCTCATGAGAAACAGGCCACCGATGGAGCTCAAACCTGTGCTTACTCTGTATAACTTTGCAATGGTTGGCCTATCTGTTTACATGTTTCATGAG TTTTTGGTGTCATCCTGGTTAGCAAATTACAGCTACCTGTGTCAACCTGTGGACTACAGTAACAGTCCGCTGGCTATGAGg ATGgccagtgtgtgttggtggttcTTCTTCTCCAAGGTCATAGAACTTAGTGACACA GTGTTTTTCATCCTGCGTAAGAAGACCAGTCAGCTCACCTTCCTGCACGTTTACCATCACAGCACAATGATCCTCAACTGGTGGGCAGGGGTCAAATATGTCGCCGGCGGACAGT ctttcTTCATAGGCCTGCTGAACACGTTTGTGCACATCGTGATGTACTCCTACTATGGACTGGCCTCCCTGGGGCCTCACATGCAGGAGTATCTGTGGTGGAAGCGATACCTCACCTCTCTGCAGCTG cTCCAGTTTGTCCTGGTGACCGTACACACTGGCTACAACTTGTTTGCAGAGTGCGACTTCCCCGACGCCATGAACGTAGTTGTGTTCGCCTACTGCATTAGCCTCATCCTTCTCTTCAGTAACTTCTACTTCCAGTCCTACGTCCGCAAACGGAGCAAACGATCCTGA